In Kitasatospora sp. NBC_00240, the following are encoded in one genomic region:
- a CDS encoding MFS transporter, which translates to MTQVHPGRHEATAPGAGRTPSVRWVLAGLSLSVLLPSLGTSIANVGLPTMAHAFGAPFQAVQWIVLAYLLAITTLIVSVGRLGDLTGRRRLLLAGIALFTAASVLCGLAPALWLLIAARAAQGVGAAVMMALTMAFVGETVPKERTGSAMGLLGTMSAIGTALGPSLGGVLISGLGWRAIFLVNAPLGILALLLTRRHLPADRPRPTTGRARFDHLGTVLLALTLGAYALAMTLGRGSLGALTVALLLAAALGAGLFLRVEARAASPLIRPAMFRDPGLSSSLAMSALVSTVMMATLVVGPFYLSRGLGLGEAPVGLVLSVGPLVAALTGVPAGRVADRFGPARMTALGLAAVAAGCLALALLPARLGVAGYLAPIVVVTVGYAVFQTANNTAVMADVGPDRRGVVSGMLNLSRNLGLVTGASVLGAVFSLASATADVTTARPDAVATGMRVTFAVATALIVVALAVALAVRPLPRRGRPVTAEGAGRSEPARRA; encoded by the coding sequence GTGACCCAGGTTCACCCGGGGCGGCACGAGGCAACGGCCCCAGGGGCCGGACGGACACCGTCCGTCCGGTGGGTGCTCGCCGGCCTCTCGCTGTCCGTGCTGCTCCCCTCGCTCGGCACCAGCATCGCCAACGTCGGCCTGCCGACCATGGCGCACGCGTTCGGCGCCCCGTTCCAGGCGGTCCAGTGGATCGTCCTCGCCTACCTGCTCGCCATCACCACCCTGATCGTCAGCGTCGGACGGCTCGGTGACCTCACCGGCCGCCGCCGGCTGCTGCTGGCCGGCATCGCCCTCTTCACCGCCGCTTCGGTGCTCTGCGGCCTCGCCCCCGCGCTCTGGCTGCTGATCGCGGCCCGCGCCGCGCAGGGCGTCGGGGCGGCCGTCATGATGGCCCTCACCATGGCCTTCGTCGGGGAGACCGTCCCCAAGGAGCGGACCGGCAGCGCGATGGGGCTGCTCGGGACGATGTCGGCGATCGGCACCGCCCTCGGCCCCTCGCTCGGCGGCGTGCTGATCTCCGGCCTCGGCTGGCGGGCGATCTTCCTGGTCAACGCGCCGCTGGGCATCCTGGCCCTGCTGCTCACCCGGCGCCACCTGCCTGCCGACCGGCCGCGGCCGACGACCGGCCGGGCGCGCTTCGACCACCTGGGTACGGTGCTGCTCGCCCTGACCCTCGGCGCGTACGCACTCGCCATGACGCTGGGGCGCGGCAGTCTCGGCGCGCTCACCGTCGCTCTGCTGCTGGCCGCCGCCCTCGGCGCCGGTCTCTTCCTGCGGGTCGAGGCGAGAGCGGCATCGCCGCTGATCCGGCCCGCCATGTTCCGTGACCCGGGCCTGAGTTCCAGCCTCGCCATGAGCGCGCTGGTCTCCACGGTGATGATGGCGACGCTGGTGGTCGGGCCGTTCTACCTGTCCCGCGGGCTCGGCCTCGGCGAGGCGCCGGTCGGCCTGGTGCTGTCCGTCGGACCGCTGGTCGCCGCCCTGACCGGCGTGCCGGCCGGGCGGGTCGCGGACCGCTTCGGTCCGGCCCGGATGACCGCCCTCGGGCTGGCCGCCGTCGCGGCCGGGTGCCTGGCGCTCGCCCTGCTGCCGGCACGGCTCGGCGTCGCCGGCTACCTCGCGCCCATCGTCGTCGTCACGGTCGGCTACGCGGTGTTCCAGACGGCCAACAACACCGCCGTGATGGCGGACGTCGGCCCCGACCGGCGGGGTGTCGTCTCCGGCATGCTCAACCTGTCGCGCAACCTCGGGCTGGTCACCGGTGCGTCCGTGCTGGGCGCGGTGTTCTCCCTCGCCTCGGCGACGGCCGACGTCACGACGGCGCGTCCGGACGCCGTGGCCACCGGCATGCGGGTCACCTTCGCGGTGGCGACGGCCCTGATCGTCGTGGCGCTCGCCGTCGCACTCGCCGTCCGCCCCCTTCCCCGCCGGGGGCGCCCGGTCACGGCGGAGGGTGCGGGTCGGTCGGAGCCGGCCCGCCGGGCCTGA
- a CDS encoding class I SAM-dependent methyltransferase, translating into MSAHQNPAHQNPAPGHGTSHGHGNGHGHAHGTSHGHGNGHGHAHGSTDIDWEVMATHLENNGEIQFPALRRAAAHLKDLLGPEREVRRILDVGSGPGVMACLLAETFPAAEAVAVDGAPGLLDRALARAERLGLAGRVAVRHAELPEGLTGRAEEGGPGTADLVWSSRAVHDLGDQQGALDALAAVLRPGGLLAVAEGGLPMRFLPRDIGVGRPGLQARLDAVQEDWFEAMRAELPGSTAVVEDWRGMFGRAGLAGAGSFTVLLDLPAPLDGTARDFLHAHLTRLREVMGEFLDEEDRGTVDLLLDPSSPAGILRRPDAFVLAATTVFTGVRPAA; encoded by the coding sequence ATGAGCGCACACCAGAACCCCGCACACCAGAACCCCGCACCTGGTCACGGCACCAGCCACGGTCACGGAAACGGCCACGGTCACGCCCACGGCACCAGCCACGGTCACGGAAACGGCCACGGTCACGCCCACGGCAGCACCGACATCGACTGGGAGGTGATGGCCACCCACCTGGAGAACAACGGCGAGATCCAATTCCCGGCGCTGCGCCGGGCAGCCGCCCACCTGAAGGACCTGCTCGGCCCGGAGCGCGAGGTTCGCCGCATCCTCGACGTCGGCAGCGGACCGGGCGTGATGGCCTGCCTGCTGGCCGAGACCTTCCCGGCGGCCGAGGCCGTCGCCGTGGACGGCGCGCCCGGGCTGCTGGACCGGGCCCTGGCCCGCGCCGAGCGGCTCGGCCTGGCCGGCCGGGTGGCCGTCCGGCACGCCGAGCTGCCCGAGGGTCTGACCGGCCGGGCCGAGGAGGGCGGTCCCGGCACCGCCGACCTGGTCTGGAGCAGCCGGGCCGTGCACGACCTCGGCGACCAGCAGGGCGCGCTGGACGCGCTCGCCGCCGTCCTCAGGCCCGGCGGTCTGCTCGCCGTCGCGGAGGGCGGGCTGCCGATGCGCTTCCTCCCGCGTGACATCGGCGTCGGCCGGCCGGGTCTGCAGGCCCGGCTCGACGCCGTCCAGGAGGACTGGTTCGAGGCCATGCGGGCCGAACTGCCCGGCAGTACCGCCGTCGTGGAGGACTGGCGCGGCATGTTCGGCCGCGCGGGCCTCGCCGGGGCCGGCAGCTTCACCGTCCTCCTCGACCTGCCGGCCCCGCTGGACGGGACGGCCCGGGACTTCCTGCACGCCCATCTCACCCGGCTGCGGGAGGTGATGGGCGAGTTCCTGGACGAGGAGGACCGCGGGACCGTCGACCTGCTGCTCGACCCGTCCTCCCCGGCGGGCATCCTCCGCCGGCCGGACGCCTTCGTGCTCGCCGCCACCACGGTCTTCACCGGCGTACGCCCGGCCGCCTGA
- a CDS encoding XRE family transcriptional regulator, with the protein MEDAPTYQAVLDEVGPRLRRLRAKRGLTLAALAETTGISKSTLSRLESGQRRPSLELLLPLAGAYNVPLDDLVGAPEVGDPRVRLTPRPLAHGGSFVPLSRGPGPLQAYKMVIADRGTEPNLRSHEGYEWLYVLEGRLRLVLGEHDIVLGPGEVAEFDTRVPHWFSGAEGRPVEVLSLFGRQGERMHVRAKPRS; encoded by the coding sequence ATGGAAGACGCACCGACGTACCAGGCGGTCCTCGACGAGGTCGGCCCGCGGCTGAGGCGGCTGCGGGCGAAACGCGGTCTCACCCTGGCCGCGCTCGCCGAGACGACCGGCATCTCCAAGAGCACCCTGTCCCGTTTGGAGTCCGGGCAGCGCCGGCCCAGCCTGGAGCTGCTGCTGCCGCTCGCCGGCGCCTACAACGTGCCGCTGGACGACCTGGTCGGCGCCCCCGAGGTGGGGGATCCCCGGGTGCGGCTGACGCCCCGTCCGCTGGCGCACGGCGGTTCCTTCGTCCCGCTGTCCCGGGGGCCGGGGCCGCTCCAGGCGTACAAGATGGTCATCGCCGACCGGGGGACCGAGCCCAACCTCCGCAGCCACGAGGGGTACGAGTGGCTGTACGTGCTGGAGGGGCGGCTGAGGCTCGTCCTCGGCGAGCACGACATCGTCCTCGGCCCGGGCGAGGTCGCCGAGTTCGACACCCGGGTGCCGCACTGGTTCAGCGGCGCGGAGGGCCGGCCGGTCGAGGTGCTGAGCCTGTTCGGGCGGCAGGGCGAGCGGATGCACGTCCGGGCGAAGCCCCGCTCCTGA
- a CDS encoding SDR family oxidoreductase encodes MEPVTLITGGSTGIGAATARTLLEQGHRVAVTGRDAGKLAAFAASAGAGEQLLTITGDAAEAEDVAAAVRRVVQTWGRLDNVIANAGFSLPGNLESHAPEDMRAMVLTNVLGPALLVRETLPQLRASRGRIVFIGSVAGVRNTPGNLYSVTKWAAHALAENTRLLVGKDRVGVTVVAPGVVDTAFWAERGGTPEEAMTPEQIAATIAFALNQPAGVDINQITMRPTGQLG; translated from the coding sequence ATGGAGCCCGTCACGCTGATCACCGGTGGATCGACCGGAATCGGTGCCGCCACCGCCCGCACCCTCCTCGAGCAGGGCCACCGTGTGGCGGTCACCGGACGTGACGCGGGCAAGCTGGCCGCCTTCGCCGCTTCGGCCGGAGCGGGTGAGCAGCTGCTGACGATCACCGGCGACGCCGCCGAGGCGGAGGACGTCGCCGCCGCCGTGCGCCGCGTGGTTCAGACGTGGGGCCGACTGGACAACGTCATTGCCAACGCCGGTTTCTCGCTTCCCGGCAACCTGGAGAGCCACGCCCCCGAGGACATGCGCGCCATGGTCCTCACCAACGTCCTGGGCCCGGCCCTGCTGGTGCGCGAGACCCTGCCGCAGTTGAGGGCGTCCAGGGGCCGGATCGTGTTCATCGGTTCCGTCGCCGGGGTGCGCAACACGCCCGGCAACCTGTACTCGGTCACCAAGTGGGCTGCGCACGCGCTGGCCGAGAACACCCGGCTGCTGGTCGGCAAGGACCGGGTCGGCGTGACCGTCGTCGCCCCCGGAGTGGTGGACACCGCGTTCTGGGCCGAGCGCGGCGGCACCCCTGAGGAGGCGATGACCCCCGAGCAGATCGCGGCCACGATCGCCTTCGCGCTCAACCAGCCTGCGGGCGTGGACATCAATCAGATCACCATGCGGCCGACCGGGCAGCTCGGCTGA
- a CDS encoding VanZ family protein → MIKQVAGAESGRARTDAGRPAPAGRTRWRRRSTAPERSAEAPGQAAEAPGQAAEAAGRTAEGRGRGRGGAAKAPGRSWRAVLVKALALLTAFVGMVAFAVVLARLTLVSVPGAVGQVHSNVRPGDSLRHYLLHATTVDAARQVGGNILLGLPFGLLLPVLVPKARGLLGVLLRTAAVMLLVELVQGALITGRAFDIDDVILNTTGALIGYLLLGRRAGRAVHRRPAPAATPPEGAVAGPV, encoded by the coding sequence ATGATCAAGCAGGTGGCCGGGGCGGAATCGGGCAGAGCACGGACGGACGCGGGCCGGCCGGCCCCGGCGGGGCGGACGCGGTGGCGCCGGCGCTCCACCGCACCCGAGCGGTCGGCCGAGGCACCGGGGCAGGCGGCCGAGGCACCCGGGCAGGCGGCCGAAGCCGCCGGGCGGACAGCTGAAGGACGGGGCCGGGGACGGGGAGGGGCGGCCAAAGCGCCCGGGCGGTCCTGGCGGGCGGTCCTGGTCAAGGCGCTCGCGCTGCTGACGGCCTTCGTGGGCATGGTGGCCTTCGCCGTGGTGCTGGCCCGCCTCACCCTGGTCTCGGTCCCCGGCGCGGTCGGCCAGGTGCACAGCAACGTCCGGCCCGGCGACTCGCTGCGCCACTACCTGCTGCACGCCACCACCGTGGACGCGGCCCGGCAGGTCGGTGGCAACATCCTGCTCGGCCTGCCGTTCGGGCTGCTGCTGCCGGTGCTGGTGCCCAAGGCGCGCGGGCTGCTCGGGGTGCTGCTCCGGACGGCCGCGGTGATGCTGCTGGTCGAACTGGTCCAGGGCGCGCTGATCACCGGCCGGGCTTTCGACATCGACGACGTCATCCTGAACACCACCGGCGCGCTGATCGGCTACCTGCTGCTCGGCCGGCGGGCGGGCCGCGCGGTGCACCGGCGACCGGCGCCGGCCGCCACCCCGCCGGAGGGGGCGGTGGCCGGTCCGGTCTGA
- a CDS encoding DUF1232 domain-containing protein, which translates to MDGWDVFWLVAAGVVIAATLAVAVTLLVKLVRARRLLGASGIPMSSKVLFWASIVYLVSPVDLLPDPVLLDDIGFLLVALRSLHKAAQSAGLSGRVRAEGGPDAVDGPTG; encoded by the coding sequence GTGGACGGTTGGGACGTGTTCTGGCTGGTGGCCGCCGGGGTGGTCATCGCGGCCACCCTCGCGGTGGCGGTCACGCTGCTGGTCAAATTGGTGCGGGCGCGACGGCTGCTCGGGGCGTCGGGGATCCCGATGTCGAGCAAGGTGCTGTTCTGGGCGTCCATCGTCTATCTGGTCAGCCCGGTCGACCTGCTGCCCGACCCGGTACTGCTGGACGACATCGGCTTCCTGCTGGTGGCCCTGCGGTCGCTGCACAAGGCGGCGCAGAGCGCGGGCCTGAGCGGGCGGGTCCGAGCGGAGGGCGGTCCGGACGCCGTGGACGGCCCGACGGGGTGA
- a CDS encoding Gfo/Idh/MocA family protein, producing MTDTEFDDLDLPVTDDQKLPVAVIGLGDIAQKAYLPVLATQPGLDLRLMTRDRAKLDRIGDAYRIDHRYTDLDALIDSGVRAAFVHAVTEQHVPITEKLLNAGVDVYVDKPLDHHLAGARRLVDLAEQTGRSLMVGFNRRHAPGYVQAKERPRDLIVLQKNREGLPEAARSAIFDDFIHVVDTLRFLVPGEIEHVDVRSRSRAGLMEHLVLTLAGDGFTALGIMNRVSGSTEEVLQVSGGDSKREVINLAEVIDHRGQPTVRRRGDWVSVARQRGIEQVVLTFLEAVRTGKTISGRDALRTHELCERIVLDIEAQAQAR from the coding sequence ATGACCGACACCGAATTCGACGACCTCGACCTCCCGGTGACCGACGATCAGAAGCTCCCCGTGGCCGTGATCGGCCTCGGCGACATCGCGCAGAAGGCCTACCTCCCGGTCCTCGCCACGCAGCCCGGTCTGGACCTCCGGCTGATGACGCGTGACCGCGCCAAGCTCGACCGGATCGGCGACGCCTACCGGATCGACCACCGGTACACCGACCTGGACGCCCTGATCGACAGTGGCGTACGGGCCGCCTTCGTGCACGCCGTCACCGAGCAGCACGTGCCGATCACCGAGAAGCTGCTGAACGCGGGCGTCGACGTGTACGTCGACAAGCCGCTCGACCACCACCTGGCCGGCGCCCGCCGACTGGTCGACCTGGCCGAGCAGACCGGCCGGTCCCTGATGGTCGGCTTCAACCGTCGCCACGCCCCCGGCTACGTGCAGGCCAAGGAGCGTCCGCGCGACCTGATCGTCCTGCAGAAGAACCGCGAGGGCCTGCCCGAGGCGGCCCGCAGCGCGATCTTCGACGACTTCATCCACGTCGTCGACACCCTGCGCTTCCTCGTCCCCGGCGAGATCGAGCACGTCGACGTGCGCTCCCGCAGCCGGGCCGGGCTGATGGAGCACCTGGTCCTGACGCTGGCGGGTGACGGGTTCACGGCGCTCGGCATCATGAACCGGGTCAGCGGCTCCACCGAGGAGGTGCTGCAGGTCTCCGGCGGCGACTCCAAGCGCGAGGTGATCAACCTCGCCGAGGTGATCGACCACCGCGGTCAGCCGACCGTCCGCCGCCGGGGCGACTGGGTCTCCGTGGCCCGCCAGCGCGGCATCGAGCAGGTGGTCCTCACCTTCCTGGAGGCCGTCCGGACCGGCAAGACGATCTCGGGCCGGGACGCACTGCGCACCCACGAACTGTGCGAGCGGATCGTCCTCGACATCGAGGCGCAGGCCCAGGCCCGCTGA
- a CDS encoding DUF6131 family protein: MIVLGVILLVIGLVAGIGILWTIGVILVAIGLVLWVMGALGHAVAGRKHYY; encoded by the coding sequence ATGATCGTGCTCGGAGTGATTCTCCTCGTCATCGGCCTCGTCGCCGGGATCGGAATCCTGTGGACCATCGGGGTCATCCTGGTGGCCATCGGCCTGGTCCTGTGGGTGATGGGAGCGCTGGGCCACGCCGTCGCCGGCCGGAAGCACTACTACTGA
- a CDS encoding PP2C family protein-serine/threonine phosphatase, translating to MTDRERDSRRMLVGLLDASHLMPLEQVPDRVAEHAAPAGLRNTAIYLCDLRESVLRLLTGIGPDAHRGQAPGTGAAADEADLRVEGTLPGRAFQEGRTVAAGRADGSGHRWWVPLLDGTERLGVLRVDTAYDDPQTRHDLLGLAALIGLLIVSKRGTSDAYARLRRTERMNVAAEMQWNLMPPRIYADERVVIGGVMEPAYLVGGDAFDFATAGDTVYLSVFDAMGHDTAAALTANLAVAACRNHRRKGRGLAEIGEAIEEAVLEQFGRSRFVTGILGELDLRTGVLSWVNRGHHPPVVIRAGRWETQLHCPPAHPMGTALGLPSQVCHEQLEPGDRLVLYTDGITEAHRPGVPEFGLARFIDVLIRAHADHRPVPETLRRLVRSILEHHQGRLNDDATVLLLQWHGSSPFPSSEVRALAGVPS from the coding sequence GTGACGGACCGCGAGAGGGACAGCCGGCGGATGCTGGTCGGGCTGCTCGACGCCAGCCATCTGATGCCGCTGGAACAGGTGCCGGACCGGGTGGCGGAGCACGCGGCGCCCGCGGGGCTGCGCAACACCGCGATCTACCTGTGCGACCTGCGGGAGAGCGTGCTGCGGCTGCTGACCGGGATCGGCCCGGACGCCCACCGGGGACAGGCCCCGGGCACCGGGGCGGCGGCCGACGAGGCCGATCTGAGGGTCGAGGGCACGCTGCCCGGCCGGGCCTTCCAGGAGGGGCGGACGGTCGCCGCCGGACGAGCCGACGGGAGCGGCCACCGCTGGTGGGTGCCGCTGCTCGACGGCACCGAGCGACTGGGCGTACTGCGGGTGGACACCGCGTACGACGACCCGCAGACCCGCCACGACCTGCTGGGCCTCGCCGCGCTGATCGGGCTGCTGATCGTCAGCAAGCGTGGCACCAGCGACGCCTACGCCCGGCTGCGCCGCACCGAGCGGATGAACGTGGCCGCCGAGATGCAGTGGAACCTCATGCCGCCGCGCATCTACGCCGACGAGCGGGTGGTGATCGGCGGTGTCATGGAGCCCGCCTACCTGGTCGGCGGCGACGCGTTCGACTTCGCGACCGCCGGTGACACCGTGTACCTGTCGGTGTTCGACGCGATGGGCCACGACACCGCCGCCGCCCTGACGGCCAACCTCGCGGTGGCGGCCTGCCGCAACCACCGCCGCAAGGGCCGGGGCCTGGCCGAGATCGGTGAGGCCATCGAGGAGGCGGTGCTGGAACAGTTCGGCCGGAGCCGGTTCGTCACCGGCATCCTGGGCGAACTTGATCTGCGGACGGGCGTGCTGTCCTGGGTCAACCGCGGACATCACCCGCCGGTCGTGATCCGCGCCGGGCGCTGGGAGACCCAGCTGCACTGCCCGCCGGCCCACCCCATGGGCACTGCGCTGGGCCTGCCGAGCCAGGTGTGCCACGAGCAGCTGGAGCCGGGGGACCGGCTGGTCCTGTACACCGACGGCATCACCGAGGCCCACCGCCCAGGCGTCCCGGAGTTCGGCCTGGCCCGCTTCATCGACGTCCTCATCCGCGCCCACGCCGACCACCGCCCCGTGCCGGAGACCTTGCGCCGCCTGGTCCGAAGCATCCTGGAGCACCATCAGGGCCGCCTCAACGACGACGCCACCGTCCTGCTCCTGCAGTGGCACGGCTCCAGCCCGTTCCCCTCGTCGGAGGTCAGGGCGCTCGCCGGGGTGCCGTCCTGA
- a CDS encoding LysR family transcriptional regulator encodes MIDARRLRTLRAVADHRTVTAAAAALYLTPSAVSQQLAALEQETGHHLLARDGRGVRLTAAGEILLRHADAVLAQLERAEADLAAYSGGVAGEITVASFATGIALVLVPAIRALATDAPGLRLKVLDTEGDASLPMLLDGRADLAVAVEYRGAPRADDARLTRVPLYAEPFEAVLPLGHRLAAPDRASEVVDLADLAAEPWIGPYPGNPCHDVVLLACEHAGFQPRLVHSSDDFNAVVALASAGAGVALVPRSALRGADLARVAVRPVDSALATRKVFAAVRTGAESHPLLRPVLRALATAAAEAG; translated from the coding sequence GTGATCGACGCCCGACGGCTGCGGACCCTGCGGGCCGTGGCCGACCACCGCACCGTGACGGCAGCCGCCGCCGCCCTCTACCTGACCCCCTCGGCGGTCTCCCAGCAGCTGGCCGCGCTCGAACAGGAGACCGGCCACCACCTGCTGGCCAGGGACGGACGGGGCGTGCGGCTGACCGCCGCGGGGGAGATCCTGCTCCGGCACGCCGACGCCGTGCTCGCCCAGCTGGAGCGCGCCGAGGCCGACCTCGCGGCCTACAGCGGCGGCGTCGCGGGCGAGATCACCGTCGCCTCCTTCGCCACCGGGATCGCGCTCGTCCTGGTGCCGGCGATCCGCGCCCTCGCCACCGATGCCCCCGGCCTGCGGCTGAAGGTGCTGGACACCGAGGGCGACGCCAGCCTGCCGATGCTGCTGGACGGCCGCGCCGACCTCGCGGTCGCGGTCGAGTACCGCGGCGCGCCCCGGGCGGACGACGCCCGGCTGACCCGCGTCCCGCTGTACGCCGAGCCCTTCGAAGCGGTCCTGCCGCTCGGCCACCGGCTCGCCGCGCCCGACCGCGCGAGCGAGGTGGTCGACCTCGCGGACCTCGCCGCCGAGCCCTGGATCGGCCCCTACCCCGGCAACCCCTGCCACGACGTGGTGCTGCTCGCCTGCGAGCACGCCGGGTTCCAGCCCCGCCTGGTGCACTCCTCGGACGACTTCAACGCCGTGGTCGCGCTCGCCTCGGCCGGCGCCGGGGTTGCCCTGGTACCCCGCTCCGCGCTGCGCGGCGCCGACCTCGCCCGGGTGGCCGTCCGCCCGGTGGACAGCGCCCTGGCGACCCGCAAGGTGTTCGCCGCCGTCCGCACCGGGGCGGAGAGCCACCCGCTGCTGCGGCCGGTGCTGCGGGCGCTCGCCACGGCGGCGGCCGAGGCCGGCTGA
- a CDS encoding SDR family oxidoreductase gives MTRRWLVTGCSSGLGLALAEAVARAGDTVLATTRRPGALDQLAKAFPGRIVEAVLDVRDAEQCRAAVELAVQRMGGIDVLVNNAGCGVFGAVEEISDEELRDQLEVLVVGPWRLTREVLPLMRAQGAGHVVNVSSLAGRTVFPGLGAYSAGKYALEAMSQALAAEAAAFGVRVTVLEPGGYDTRYGTSVVPAAAAVPAYRPVTDPMLDGLRGMAGNAELGRPAEFAALVRRVVSDASAPLRLPVGEDAFGYLGMLAEGAAAELATARAFVAGSGPLDGGDPAGSVPGARAAAVEHPA, from the coding sequence ATGACGAGACGTTGGCTGGTGACGGGCTGCTCGTCCGGACTGGGACTGGCACTCGCCGAGGCGGTGGCGCGGGCCGGGGACACGGTGCTGGCGACCACCCGGCGGCCCGGTGCGCTGGACCAGCTGGCGAAGGCCTTTCCCGGCCGGATCGTCGAGGCGGTGCTGGACGTCCGGGACGCCGAGCAGTGCCGGGCCGCGGTGGAGCTCGCCGTGCAGCGCATGGGCGGGATCGACGTGCTGGTGAACAACGCCGGCTGCGGGGTGTTCGGCGCGGTCGAGGAGATCTCCGACGAGGAGCTGCGCGACCAGCTGGAGGTGCTGGTGGTGGGCCCCTGGCGGCTCACCCGCGAGGTCCTGCCGCTGATGCGGGCCCAGGGCGCCGGGCACGTCGTCAACGTCTCCTCGCTCGCCGGCCGGACGGTCTTCCCCGGGCTGGGGGCCTACAGCGCCGGCAAGTACGCCCTGGAGGCGATGAGCCAGGCGCTCGCCGCCGAGGCGGCGGCCTTCGGGGTCAGGGTGACGGTGCTGGAGCCCGGTGGCTACGACACCCGCTACGGGACCTCCGTCGTCCCGGCGGCCGCGGCCGTCCCGGCCTACCGGCCGGTGACCGACCCGATGCTGGACGGGCTGCGCGGGATGGCGGGCAACGCGGAGCTCGGACGGCCGGCGGAGTTCGCGGCGCTGGTGCGGCGGGTCGTGTCGGACGCCTCCGCGCCGCTGCGGCTGCCGGTCGGCGAGGACGCCTTCGGCTACCTCGGCATGCTCGCGGAGGGGGCCGCGGCCGAGCTGGCCACCGCCCGGGCCTTCGTGGCCGGGAGCGGCCCGCTGGACGGCGGGGACCCGGCCGGGTCGGTGCCCGGGGCCCGGGCCGCCGCCGTGGAACACCCGGCCTGA
- a CDS encoding glycine C-acetyltransferase, with protein sequence MFDSVRDDIATTLDEIREAGLFKPERVIGTPQSAAVTVTGGGRPGEVLNFCANNYLGLADHPEILAAAKDALDRWGYGMASVRFICGTQDVHKQLEDRLSAFLGQEDTILYSSCFDANGGVFETLLDDRDAVISDALNHASIIDGIRLSKARRHRYANRDLADLEKQLQDTQDARRRLIVTDGVFSMDGYVAPLREICDLADRYDAMVMVDDSHAVGFVGAGGRGTPELHGVMDRVDIITGTLGKALGGASGGYVAARREIVALLRQRSRPYLFSNSLAPVIAAASLKVLDLVEESNELRERLAANTALFRSKMTEAGFEILPGDHPIAPVMIGDAAKAGRLAELLLERGVYVIGFSFPVVPHGAARIRVQLSAAHSTEDVERAVAAFVDARAALGE encoded by the coding sequence ATGTTCGACTCCGTGCGCGACGACATCGCCACCACCCTCGACGAGATCCGCGAGGCCGGCCTCTTCAAGCCCGAGCGGGTGATCGGCACCCCGCAGAGCGCGGCCGTCACCGTCACCGGCGGCGGCCGTCCCGGAGAGGTGCTGAACTTCTGCGCCAACAACTACCTGGGCCTCGCCGACCACCCCGAGATCCTCGCCGCCGCCAAGGACGCGCTGGACCGCTGGGGCTACGGCATGGCCTCGGTGCGCTTCATCTGCGGCACCCAGGACGTCCACAAGCAGCTGGAGGACCGGCTCTCCGCCTTCCTCGGCCAGGAGGACACCATCCTGTACTCCTCCTGCTTCGACGCCAACGGCGGTGTCTTCGAGACCCTGCTGGACGACCGCGACGCCGTCATCTCCGACGCGCTCAACCACGCGAGCATCATCGACGGCATCCGCCTCAGCAAGGCCCGCCGCCACCGCTACGCCAACCGCGACCTGGCCGACCTGGAGAAGCAGCTCCAGGACACCCAGGACGCCCGCCGCCGCCTGATCGTCACCGACGGCGTCTTCTCGATGGACGGCTACGTCGCCCCGCTGCGCGAGATCTGCGACCTGGCCGACCGCTACGACGCCATGGTCATGGTCGACGACTCGCACGCGGTCGGCTTCGTCGGTGCCGGCGGCCGCGGCACGCCCGAGCTGCACGGCGTGATGGACCGGGTCGACATCATCACCGGCACCCTCGGCAAGGCCCTCGGCGGCGCCTCCGGCGGCTACGTCGCGGCCCGCCGGGAGATCGTCGCCCTGCTGCGCCAGCGCTCGCGCCCCTACCTGTTCTCCAACTCGCTCGCGCCGGTGATCGCCGCCGCCTCGCTCAAGGTGCTGGACCTGGTCGAGGAGTCGAACGAGCTGCGCGAGCGGCTGGCCGCCAACACCGCGCTGTTCCGCTCGAAGATGACCGAGGCCGGCTTCGAGATCCTGCCGGGCGACCACCCGATCGCCCCGGTCATGATCGGCGACGCCGCCAAGGCCGGCCGCCTCGCCGAGCTGCTGCTGGAGCGCGGTGTGTACGTGATCGGGTTCTCGTTCCCCGTCGTCCCGCACGGCGCCGCCCGGATCCGCGTCCAGCTCTCCGCCGCGCACTCCACCGAGGACGTCGAGCGCGCCGTCGCGGCGTTCGTCGACGCCCGCGCGGCCCTGGGGGAGTAG